Genomic DNA from Lagenorhynchus albirostris chromosome 9, mLagAlb1.1, whole genome shotgun sequence:
CGACCCCTGCCGGACGCTCTGCAAACGGCAGCCCCACCCTGCCGGGTCCTAGCCGCAGACCGGCTCCTGGGCAGGGCCGACTTCCCCCCCACGCCACCCCCGCGCCCTGGGGCGCAGGCTCCGGGCGCCGGGCGGGGCTCGAGGAACCGGTCCCCCACGCCCGGGctggctgcgtgaccttgggtaagtccctGCCCCTCTcggccttagtttccccatttgCGCAGCGACTGTGATGAAATGAGGAACTGCGGAAGCCCATCTTTCTCTTACTCTCTGAGGTTTCTTGAACCTGGAAGTTGCGAGGCCGGCatccctgccctctcctccaaGCCCTCCCTCTCCCATCCACCTGGGAATGCCCGTGTGCCGCTTTACCCAGGAGGCGGCGGGAGAGACTGCGAGCAGGACAGTAGGCCCACCCGGGACCCGGAGAGACCCCACCTCCCGAGATGCAGAAGGTGGAGAGCCGAGAAGCAGGAGGGAGCGAGACGGCAGCGGTCCGGTGCCCCAGCTCAGGGCTTTTGATTGACCTTGGGGGCCCCGACCCAGCAAGTCGAAGCCCTTATATGATGTACACACAAGCATTTTGTTGGGGAAACGGTGCATAGCCTTCCTAGGATCTGAGGGCGCATGACCCCAAGAAGGTTAAGAGCCACTGATCTAATCTGACTCCATTCTCACTcctagtttacagatgaggaaaactgaggcctaagAGAGTGCGACTTGCTCAGCTCCTTCAACTGGTGAGTCAGGGCTAGAACCAGCTTCTGAGCTCTTTGCTCTTCACCACTGGGCATTAATGTGTCCAATCTTGACTAAACCGCCGACAGGTCTTTGCCTAACAGAGACCCATGACTAAGGCAGACCAGCGCGTGCTAGAGGAGGCTGCTTTCCTGGTTCAGCTTTGGGGATTAAGGAAGGTGAATCCTATTGGAAAAGTCGGAATTAACCAGGCAGTGAGGTGCTGGATAGGGTGTTCTTAGCTGAAAGAACTGCGTGTGCAAGGGTCCAGAGGCTGGGGGAACAGGCCAGTAAGGGGAATTGCAAGTGTTCCTTGTGACTGGATCACAGAGAGCAGGGGCCTGGGAGAGGAAAGATGCTCTGGAGAGATAGCAGAGACCACCCCTCCCCTCAAAGCCCTCTGGCTCAACCTATGTGTCCCACAGTCCTCAGAATTACTTCCACCAAACTGTCACTCCTGCTGACTGCGTTTGACTGTTCATGGGCACTGACCACCTCCtgtatgtgcaaggcactgtgctcaCCTGGGCATAAGATGGTGAAGCCTTATTGCCTTGGCTCCCTCTGAAGGAAGCAGACATTGCCTCAACTTTTAGACCCACGATTGGTTGAGAAGAAGAATGGTGTGAAGGAAGCCCATAAGTGAAGCCTTAGCTAATCTAGGTGTTAGAAGAGGCATAAATCAGACAAAGGGCGTTATGGCAGGGGTGGGCGAGATGCCAGTGAGGGGAATTAATTGCCTTGGCATATGGAGGAACTGAAATATTCTTAGTGTTGCTTgagcacagagagagaaagggagagaagagttGTGGCAGGTCTGGGTCGGCCATGGAAGATGGGTTTTGTTCTACATAGAAGGCTGCTCAGATTTGTACAAATGAAGGAGAAGGATGCCTGGGAGTGGGTGGATCAAACTAGGGAGGTGGTAGACACAAGTGGGAAATAGATGGATTTGATAACTATTTAGGATACCCCATATCAAAATGTAACTCCAACTGGATTATACACCTAAATATATACTCTAGGACTATAAAAcctctagaagaaagcataggaaaaatcTTAGCAATCTTGGGCTTGGCAAAGATgtcttaaatatgacacaaaaaactgaaacaataaaagaaaacattaagttgaactttatcaaaataaaacactttgTTTTCAAAAGGCACTATTatgaaaatgaagagacaagccacagactaggaaataattgcaaatatatatatgtgtatctgatgaaggacttgtatttagaatatataaagaacttttacaacttaaaaaaataatccaataaaaatggttgaaagatatgaatagacatttccaaagaagatattggatggcaaataagcacatgaaaaaatgttcactcACTGGTAAAGTGCAAATTAAATCAACTAGAAGGACCACCATTGCAAACCTggaatggctataattaaaaagacCGACCatgccaagtgttggcaaggatgtggaggagtTGGAACTCTCatacgctgctggtgggaattcaGAATACCACCACTTTGttaaacagtttggtagtttctttaaaagttaaacatatattcaGCAATAAACAGAGATAACCTAGCAAGCTACAGAAAGATGCCagaagcttaaatgcatattgctaagtaaaagaagccagtataggggcttccctggttgcacagtggttaagaatccacctgccaatgcaggggacacgggttcaagccgtggtccgggaagatcccacatgccatggagcagttaagcccgtgtgccacaactactgagcctgcgctctagagcccgcgagccacaactactgagcccatgtgccacaactactgaaacccgtgcacctagagaccgtgctctgcaacaagagaagccaccgcaatgagaagcccgcacaccacaacgaagagtagcccccgctcgccacaaccagagaaaagcccacgcgcagcaacaaagacccaaggcagccaaaataattaattaattaaatttttttttttaaaaaaagaagccagtATAAGAAAACTatatagtgtatgattccaactatatgacattctggaaaaggtaaaactagagACAGTAAAGAGATCAGTGATGGCCAAGATTTCagggaaggtgggggaagggagcacAGGGCATTTGtagggcagtgaaactcttcTGTGTGATACTGTAGTGGTGGATACATAACATTAtgcaaaacccatagaatgtacaacactaagagtgaaccctaaagtaaactatggactttaataacaatgtatcaatattggttcatcagttgtaacaaatataccacactaatgcaaaatGTTAATAGGAGAAACTGTGCACAGGTGGGAAAAGGGATATGGGAATTCTCTACCCTTTCTGAGcagtttttctgtaaacttaaaactgctctaaaaaaatagtctatcttaaaaaaagaaaaataaagttaagtaCACACCTACGACAcgacccagccattccactcctaggcatttacccaagggaaataaaagcatgtgtccacacaaagacttgtgtgtgaatattcatagcagttttaaTTGTAACAGCCAAAACTCGACAcaaccaaatgttcatcaacaaatTGTGAACGGATAAGCAAATTGTGGTgcgtatatatacaatagaatactacccagtaatgaaaaggaacaacaatggatgaatctcagaataaTTATACTGCATGTAAGAAACCAGACCAAAGTACATTCTtctatataattccatttctatgagaATTCGAGGAAAAGGATGGCCAtttagtgacagaaagcaggtcagtggtGCCTGGAGGGGCCGGCAGGTGGGAAAGGGCGGGAGGGAGAGATTACAAAGGGGCTTGAGGaaactttttggggtgatggatatgttcattacctTGATTGTGATAATGGTTTCATGGGGGTATACAtgtcaaaacaaaaatgtacCTTTTAAGTATACatagtttattgtatgtcaactatacctcaataaagctgttgaaaACACCTATAGAACTTAGCCACTGATTGGATATGGCTCTTGGGAGATAGGGAGGAATCTGGGTGGATTAATGGTGTGGGGGACACTAATCTGGAGGGGATACTGGAGGATCAGGTTTGGGAGGTACCTTTGGGACCCACCCCCATCCAAGGGGAGATGCCTGGGGGTGGGACTAGCCCTCAGAATAGAGGTACAGATTTGGGAGTCACTGGCCATCGGTGCCACCTGAAAGAAGTATGTAGAGGCAGGGGACAGACACTTCGTTCTGAACACAAAGATGCTTCATAAAGATGTCTGTTCTTAAAGTAATCTATAGATTTATCGAAATTAACAATTCTAGgcacttccctggccatccagtggttaagactctgcgctcccagtgcagggagcgcaggttccatctctggtcggagaactaagatcccgcatgccgcgtggtgtggccaaaaaaataaaaaattctaacagatttttaaaaattctaacagATTGTTTGAGGGGAAGAGGGACTAGAAAAGCTGATATAAACTTCATATAGAAAATTGAACAAGCAAGAATAgccaagagggacttccctggtggcacagtggttaagaatccacctgcccatacaggggacatgggttcgagccctgatccgggaagatcccacatgccgcagagcaactgggcccgtgtgccacaactactgagcctgcactctagagcctgcaagccacaactactaaaggccgtgagcctagagcccgcgctccgcaacaagacaagccaccacaatgagaagcctgcacaccgcaactagagaaagcccgtgcacagcaacgaagacccaatgcaaccaaaaataaataaattaaaaaaaaaaaaagagaatagctAAGAGACTCCTGAAGACAGGAGACTAACCCTACCAGATATTAAATCCAATCTATAATAATTAGATGTAATGAAGAGAGGTACTGATGCACAAAGATCAATGAAAGATAGAAAAACCTAGAAATAGATCCAAATGCATATAGAAATTTAGTATAAGAGCAGCAATTCAAATCTGCTGAGAAAAGATGAGTTTTTCACTAAAAGGCATTAGGAAAATGGGCAGGAATTTTGTATATGATAAATTCCAGATGAACTcatgatttaaatgtaaaaaatgaaaacaaaaatacagccAGCAGCTAAGGGAGACAGTCTTTTAATCATCTCAGTGTGGAAAAGGTCTTTTCAACTATGACACAAAACCCAGCAgccacaaaaatttattttactacaCTAAAAAATCCGCATAGCAAAGTTAAAATGATAAACCAAAGAAAATACTTCCAATTTACATCCTGAAAGGCTACTTTTCCTTATATGTGAGTCAGATACCAAAAACAGTGGCAAAATGGGCAAAGACAAGGACAGTTCACAAAAAAGTAGACAAAGAGCTCTTAAACTATGAAACAATGCTTGAGGtcactcaaaagaaaaatacaaattaaacctTCACCAAGACACCATTTTCTACTTAGCAGTTTGGCAAACATAAAACAATCTGGTACCTCACTGATTGGTGAGTGTTCTGGAAAACAGCCTTCACATGCTCTGCTAGAGGTTGGGGGGGAAGGGCAGCACAGGCATAGCCCCAACAGagggacatttggcaaagtcCTTCAATTTTGACTTGACCTTCGGCTGAACAATTCTTCTAGGAATTCACTCTACAGATACCTTTTCACATTTGAATAATGCTGTTCTTACAAAGTCTTAGTGACTCTCTATAGCACTGTCTGGAATAGCAGAAGTGTGGAAACAAGTGCCAATCAATAGGAAAAAAGATACATTATAGTACATCCACACAGAGGAATACTACACAGCTGTCAAAAGGAATGTGCAGACAAGGAACCATCTTGAACCAAATACGTTGATAAGTACACAGTAGGATGTATGGAATTCTCCCACTGGAGTGTTTTAAAAATGGGGGTGGGACATATATGCATATTTGGTGTGGTATCTTTTTTCTGACACCACGTCTCACACCAAATAGCTTTTTTCCCGGATACCAAATACATGCGACGGGTCCACACCAACTCTCCAACACCATCTAGGTGCCTACAATTCAATTCGGACACCAGTCGCCAGAGTTAGCGCAGACCCCGTgggttaagggctcagttccaCAAGATGCCGGCCACAGATGGAGTGCCCAGGCGACCCACGCTCCTGTGTGGCCGACTACAAATTTGGGGATCCCACAACACCCCTCCTCAGGCCTGATAATTCAGTAGAACGCTCTCAGCACTCAGGAAGGTGCTTTACCTACTGttaacagtttcttataaaggCTACTCAGGAGCAACCAAAGAGAAGAGATTCATAAGGCAAgatgtggggggggggcaggcggAGCCACCCTCCCCCCAAACTCCAAATCTCCAGTGCCCTGCCCCTCCTGGAAGAAGTAGGGAAGCTGAAAGTTCCCACCCTCTAGATCAGTTTTCCCCCATcctgagtcacctcattagcataaactcaggtatgATCCAAAGGAGCtcattatgaataacaaaagacactcctgtAACtctggaaattccaagggttttaggagctctgtgccaggaaccaaggacaaagaccaaatatgtatatttttattataccacaTTTGGTTATATACATTCAGATTCTTTCTCTGGCAGGACATGAATTATTACTTTCATTGCTTCCCGGAAGGGGAACCAGATGGCTGGGAGTCAGGGGCAGAAGGTGACACTTGGTGCAAAATTCAAAACATACATGTGAATATATTATCTATTTGAAAAACTCTTACAAATACTTTACAGTCCTCGTCATGGCTTCTAACGGTCGCAGTCTCCAGGCTTTACCTCCTTACTTCTTGGGAGCCACTCATAGAGAGGCAGGGGAATCACATCCAGATTCCTCTGCCACTTGACCCTTTAGACTTCTCTGTCTTGTGTTCCGGCCGCTCCCCAAACGTACGTTCCCCTCTAGCCTTTCTCTGGGCAGCAGTTCCCTCTACTAGTAACACCCACATTTGAGCTCTACTCTTGAAACCTAGTTCTAAACCCTTCTAGGATTAACTCATTCAAATCTCAACCGACACCCTTTTTAGTgtaatacccattttacagatgaggcagtaGAGGAGATTAAATAACAGGCTAAAGTCACACATAAACCTGGACTTTGAACTTAAGCTGTCTGGCACCAGAGACCAAGTCTTAATCACTACTCTGGACTGTCTTTCCAAGAACACTGTTCCTCACCACCAGCACCCCAACACCACCACCCGAGCACGGGCAAACCTGACATTGTTCAAGGCCCCGTTCAAATGCCAGCTCCTCGGGTGAGTCTTCCCTGCTCCCCAATTAACAAACTTactttggggaagggagagggggtcTTGTATTATAATAATTACATTATATTCGATTGCCGCCCAGAGCAAGGACCAAGGCTCATTCCTAAATAGACCTGACCCTGCAGGCATTTCTAGACTGACAATGGAGCCGTTTTCCTTCTGAGCATTTTTTTGTCCAGGAGGTTCCAGACCCTCTTCTAAGGACTGCAGATACCTCATCTCATTTAGTCCCATCTGCACTGTGTGGATCTCACCATCCACATGGATGTTAAAAAGGGGAAACAGGCTCAGGATGACTGGTCACGAATGGGAGGAGAGGAGCTATTACAGGACCTGTGCTCATGGGTCTCCAACCACTGGTACCTAAACGTGGCAGATGCCCCTCTCCCGGtagctccctccctgcccccaccctgggtCAGGGACCCAGACTAGGGCCTAAGCACAGTTGGTGTCCTGTGGACATGAATTTATTTGAGGAGTCAGGTCAGAGTGCGTACAAGTTGCAGGtagggaggaaggggcagggggcaTGGGGCAGCCCTGCCAGCCTGAGGCCAAGTAGACAGGAGGCCGGAGGGGCCCCAGCCAGTAGAGCACTGGGTCAGCAGGGAGCAGACGGGCTGTTCTTCACCCTGCGAGTGTCAGCGCCGAGGGCACGGCAGCAGCTTTGAGAAGACTGcgggaggaaggatggagagaggcTCAGAGGAAGCTCGCCAAGCCCAGGCGGCTAGGAGGTGGCAGGGCTGGACACATGCCCAGGTGTGCTGGACCCCAGGCCCCTCCTTCCCATTCTGCTGGCCCTGCACCTGCCCCCCCAGCCCCTCTCAGCTCCCCCTACTGTACCCTACTCACTGTGGAGGGTGTAGGTGCCTGGCTCCAGTTGCAGCTGGGTGGGCAGGACAATGAGGAAGGCCCCACTCCAGGAGTCTCCAGCCACTGAGAGACAAGCTTGGGAGGGAGGGCGGTGTCGCTCAGGGTTTTGGGAAGGGCACTTGGATATGACAGGCAAGGGGCAGGGCTGGTGGCAGCGGTGGCTGTGGCAAGGGGGCAAGCCACACAGGGGACAGTGGGGTGGCGAGAGGCCGGGGCCCCGGGGGAGGGGGATGTGGGCCTTTGGGTAGCTCCTCTGAGCCCTGCCGTGGTGGGGATGCCTCTCCCGAGTCCAGGCCCAGTGGGTCGGCTCCTTGGCCATGACCTGGCATGAGAAGAGTGGATGGTAAATGGGAGGTGGGAGGTCCAGCCTCTTTTCCCCACCCCAGGGTGCTGGCGGGACCTCACCTCCTCGCAGCTCTGGCGTCTCACCACGGCCCTGAAGCCCATCCGTGCCCACAGCTTGTCCCTCTGACACAGGAAGTCTGACACTCGATGATGCCAATCTTGGCCCAGGGCCCACAGAAAAATCACGCTTTTGGGGTCCTCCAGGTCTTCCTCCATGTCATTTGCAAGGTACCTGGCCacagaggcagggggcagggaacAGAGGCTGTAAGCatctgccctgccccaccctgccaCTCCGAGTCAGGGTCCCCATCACGCGCCCAGGCCACTCACAGTGCCAGGAACAGATTGCTGTGGGTGTACTCGCTGAGCTGCAGGTTGGCGCGCCGGAAGTAGACCAGCACCATGGCCAGGAGATACTGCAGACACAGAAATGGGGAGAGTTAGAGTGAGgcactgggtggggaggggctgcgcCAGCCCCTTCTGCACCCAAGGAAGTTCTGGTGGGGCTAAAAACTCTGGGGTAAAATGGTGGGGAGGGGCCTGCAAAGAGGAGGGTTAGAAGGGAGGCGCTCCCTCCACCAGACCAGAGGACACAACGAATTAGCAGCACCGGAGCCCCACTAATTCAATCTTCCCCAAGCGAGGCTGGCCTCTGCCCCCACTGTGCCCTCTCACCTTATCTGAAATCTGGAAACAGGGATCTTTGGAGAGGAAATCCTGGAGGAAACTGTGCTCTGGGGGTAGAGAGGAGAAACGGTGGACTGGGGTTACCACCCCAGCACACACAAGGTAAGAGGGGCAGTAGCCgttccaaagcccaagcctcccTTGAACCCACTTTCTGACATGACACTCCCCACCTGCCAAACTGGGGCCACCTGAGGAGAGCAGGGACAGAGGCTGCAAGCTGAGATCCCACCTCCCACACCTGTTCACGCTTGGTCCCCACGGCCCCTGCCGTGCCAGCCCCCAAGTGGACTCACCCAGAAGGCTGAGGAAGGCCTGGAGCTCCTCGTGCCGGCGGAAATGGAAAGACTCACCCCCCTCCCCTTGACGGCTCCAGCCCCTCAGCTTCACCTGGGTGCCAACCGCAGGGATTGTGGCAGGATCTTGGGCATCACTCAtctcttggggggtgggggtgggtgagggggggTGGGACGGGGTGACCTGTAAAGGAAGCAGCCCCAGGACTTAGCACTTACCCCACTGCCCCCCAGAAGTCAAGGGGATCAGCGTGCTGGCCTGACAGATGACCTCCAGGAAGTGGAGGCATGGGAAATGGAGAAATGGGGGCTCAgaacagaaggaaactgagaTGTGGCGCagcgggtggggggagggggcggggatgggggcaGAAAAGCAGCAGAGCTCCTGGAGGCTACAGcactctcccccctcctcctggcACCCCAGACCTGGCCAGAGAGGAAGaacagcagcaacaaacaccTCTGAGGGCTTCCTAAGTGCCTGGAGCTGTGTTAAATGCTTTAAGGAcattatcttatttcatcctGGTAAGTAGACCCATTTTGCAAACACGGAAACTGAAGCATGGAGGT
This window encodes:
- the SPDYC gene encoding speedy protein C gives rise to the protein MSDAQDPATIPAVGTQVKLRGWSRQGEGGESFHFRRHEELQAFLSLLEHSFLQDFLSKDPCFQISDKYLLAMVLVYFRRANLQLSEYTHSNLFLALYLANDMEEDLEDPKSVIFLWALGQDWHHRVSDFLCQRDKLWARMGFRAVVRRQSCEEVMAKEPTHWAWTRERHPHHGRAQRSYPKAHIPLPRGPGLSPPHCPLCGLPPCHSHRCHQPCPLPVISKCPSQNPERHRPPSQACLSVAGDSWSGAFLIVLPTQLQLEPGTYTLHIFSKLLPCPRR